In Cydia strobilella chromosome 8, ilCydStro3.1, whole genome shotgun sequence, one DNA window encodes the following:
- the LOC134743598 gene encoding protein PET100 homolog, mitochondrial has translation MGNWKLEVGRMAMYMSFPVMLFHFFNQPTYFEEWVTNTKRQIFPPESKTDREDIQQLIADMRKKQMQAFEKE, from the coding sequence ATGGGCAATTGGAAACTCGAAGTCGGAAGGATGGCGATGTATATGTCTTTTCCAGTGATGTTGTTCCACTTTTTCAACCAACCAACTTATTTCGAAGAATGGGTGACAAATACCAAGCGACAAATCTTCCCACCAGAAAGCAAAACAGATCGGGAGGACATACAGCAGCTAATCGCGGACATGCGGAAGAAACAAATGCAAGCATTTGAGAAGGAGTGA
- the LOC134743597 gene encoding major facilitator superfamily domain-containing protein 9-like — translation MASKIYLLQCVAFVDLLAVSLIVPLIASHVRTLGGDHVYVGLMGSIYSGFQLASGPVLGNFSDLKGRKVVLIATLLICGLAYAALGITSSLVVILIIRAILGLFKQTQILTKALVPDYERSEKKQSDIYGKMAAISGVGMTIGPVIGGHIAEDHPEEAFKLVATVVGICFIANAGLVYLGLKSIAELQQAKKPVKEKIISKGIVHKIVSSCKESVLELYRIEWSKYGTIFFFKGLLGFAMSLYYSNYVLYLKITYELTPKYIGYIISFQGIIGSICSYYMGYVNSFYTKDKDYSVRNFHVFLVLSLSILGLINSFNIYMYALFLIPLAIGNAVGRLVTLEMILKRSHNKHRAALIGASNSVRSLSGVVAPMVAGLIGQYYSVQHVVYVTFFVVSLGSFASYRHKNKRIKQD, via the exons ATGGCTTCTAAAATTTATCTTCTTCAATGTGTTGCGTTTGtg GATCTCCTAGCAGTGAGCTTGATAGTTCCATTGATTGCCAGCCATGTGAGGACCCTGGGTGGTGATCATGTATATGTGGGGCTCATGGGCTCAATATATTCTGGGTTTCAGCTGGCTTCAGGACCAGTTCTT GGCAATTTTAGTGATCTCAAAGGGCGTAAAGTTGTACTGATTGCTACATTATTAATATGTGGTCTGGCCTATGCTGCTTTGGGTATTACTAGTTCACTAGTTGTTATACTAATTATACGAGCAATTTTAG GCCTATTTAAGCAGACACAAATATTGACAAAAGCTTTAGTGCCAGACTATGAGCGGAGTGAAAAGAAACAATCCGACATTTATGGCAAAATGGCGGCCATATCTGGAGTTGGTATGACTATAGGTCCAGTTATTGGAGGGCATATAGCAGAAGATCATCCAGAAGAAGCCTTTAAACTGGTTGCAACAGTTGTTGGGATCTGCTTTATTGCCAATGCAG GTTTGGTGTATTTAGGACTAAAATCAATAGCAGAATTGCAACAGGCAAAGAAACCAGTTAAAGAAAAAATTATATCAAAAGGAATTGTACATAAAATAGTTAGTAGTTGCAAAGAATCAGTTTTAGAGTTATATAGAATAGAGTGGTCCAAATAtgggaccatattttttttcaaagggTTGCTTGGGTTTGCTATGTCATTATACTAttcaaattatgttttgtatttaaaaatcaCTTATGAATTAACTCCTAAGTATATTGGGTATATTATATCATTCCAGGGCATAATAGGATCAATTTGTAGTTATTACATGGGATACGTAAACAGCTTTTATACAAAAGACAAAGATTACAGTGTTAGAAACTTCCATGTATTTTTGGTTCTATCTTTGTCAATATTAGGATTGATTaattcttttaatatttatatgtatgctTTATTTTTGATACCTCTTGCAATAGGTAATGCTGTTGGTAGGTTAGTAACTTTGGAAATGATATTAAAGAGAAGCCATAATAAACATAGAGCTGCATTAATCGGAGCTTCAAACAGTGTGCGGTCTCTATCTGGTGTAGTCGCCCCAATGGTAGCAGGCTTAATAGGACAGTACTACAGTGTACAGCATGTTGTTTATGTAACATTTTTTGTGGTGTCTTTAGGTTCTTTTGCAAGTTATAGacacaaaaacaaaagaataaaACAAGACTGA
- the LOC134743599 gene encoding complex III assembly factor LYRM7: MSNLRRNVLQCFKKLHRTRLKLFNGDQMALTAGRLKINEEFKKNKGVDNEEAIKAMIAFGEDVERELRTQVIQAKEIKPGVFEARITRDTLKLDNIPYDDNAIIEKGTGTPCCKSRPK; the protein is encoded by the exons ATGAGTAATCTAAGAAGAAAT GTTCTGCAATGTTTTAAAAAACTCCATAGAACTAGGCTCAAACTGTTTAATGGAGATCAAATGGCATTAACAGCTGGgaggttaaaaataaatgaagaatTTAAGAAAAACAAAGGAGTTGACAATGAAGAAGCAATAAAGGcc atgatTGCCTTTGGAGAAGATGTAGAAAGAGAATTAAGGACACAAGTAATACAAGCAAAAGAGATTAAACCTGGAGTCTTTG AGGCAAGAATAACTCGAGACACATTAAAATTAGACAATATACCATATGATGATAATGCAATCATAGAAAAGGGTACAGGCACGCCTTGTTGTAAGAGTCGCCCAAAATAG